Proteins co-encoded in one Dyella japonica A8 genomic window:
- a CDS encoding transglutaminase TgpA family protein, whose product MRWRLFRQKPQPPLEQRPFDLLCLTIAVVLGVHAPHLPWWLTVASAGTLWLRWWQRRQRTGRAPAYLKLPLVALLAAAVVFHYDTLFGREPGAAMVSGLLVLKLLETEAPRDARVGVGFACFALMSALLFDQGLLATLFVALGLLPAIATLRALQPARPQTTLPRELLPALGLLGVSLPLALVAFVFVPRLSSPLWGAPNPTQSKSGLSSDMSPGDFSQVLLDDRPAMRVSFDDAPPPNAQRYFRAFVLWNYDGRTWREKTPESSPAPAEHGPVAHYTISLEATGQRVLPALDVPIEAPANAQLGRDRELRADRPVNDPLVYRLGSALSYHLQTQLGDLDRRRALRLPPGFDPRTRALGEHWRMQYGANDAAIIQAAMNLFHNGGFSYTLGPAPLGSNAIDDFLFGTHEGFCEHYASSFTVLMRAAGIPARVVTGYQGGYWNTLGNYLLVRQSDAHAWSEVWLPGRGWVRFDPTAAVRPERVNQGSAAANATTADWAPNRWMLEWRNHWDVVNQWWNQGVIGFDTLRQHGLLTPFGVHDTSVGTLAVLLGVGGSLFAILGLSWALWKRPETDQARAAMQLLEKRLAAAGVARRPSEGPQHYFSRAARTLPGQRDELEHLMRTYLELRYAHEEPPADLLKNFRQAARDFRPRRVFK is encoded by the coding sequence ATGCGCTGGCGCCTGTTCAGGCAGAAACCACAACCGCCGCTGGAACAGCGTCCGTTCGACCTTTTGTGCCTCACCATCGCGGTGGTGCTGGGTGTGCATGCGCCTCACCTGCCGTGGTGGCTCACGGTGGCCTCGGCCGGCACCTTGTGGCTGCGCTGGTGGCAACGCCGGCAACGCACGGGTCGTGCGCCCGCCTACCTCAAGCTGCCACTGGTGGCGCTACTGGCTGCCGCCGTGGTGTTTCATTACGACACCCTGTTCGGTCGCGAACCGGGTGCTGCCATGGTTTCGGGCCTGCTGGTACTGAAGCTGCTGGAAACAGAAGCGCCGCGCGACGCCCGCGTGGGTGTGGGATTCGCCTGTTTTGCGTTGATGTCCGCCCTGTTGTTCGATCAGGGCTTGCTGGCCACGCTGTTTGTGGCACTCGGCCTTCTTCCTGCCATCGCCACGCTGCGGGCGTTGCAGCCCGCACGCCCGCAGACCACGCTGCCGCGCGAGCTGTTGCCCGCGCTGGGCCTGCTGGGCGTCTCCCTGCCGCTGGCGCTGGTCGCCTTCGTGTTCGTGCCACGCCTGAGTTCACCCTTGTGGGGTGCGCCCAACCCCACGCAATCGAAATCGGGCCTGAGTTCGGACATGTCACCCGGCGACTTCTCGCAAGTGCTGCTGGATGATCGCCCTGCCATGCGCGTGAGCTTCGATGACGCACCGCCGCCCAACGCACAACGCTACTTCCGCGCCTTCGTGCTGTGGAACTACGACGGCCGCACCTGGCGCGAAAAGACGCCTGAGAGCAGCCCGGCACCGGCGGAGCATGGCCCGGTCGCCCACTACACGATCAGCCTCGAGGCGACGGGCCAGCGCGTATTGCCTGCACTCGACGTTCCCATCGAGGCGCCTGCCAACGCCCAGCTCGGCCGCGACCGGGAGTTGCGGGCGGACCGGCCCGTCAACGATCCACTCGTCTACCGGCTCGGCTCGGCGCTGAGCTACCACCTGCAGACGCAACTGGGTGATCTCGATCGCCGTCGCGCTCTGCGCTTGCCGCCCGGGTTCGACCCGCGCACCCGTGCACTCGGCGAGCACTGGCGCATGCAGTACGGCGCCAACGACGCGGCGATCATCCAGGCAGCGATGAACCTGTTCCACAACGGCGGCTTCAGTTACACGCTGGGCCCGGCGCCACTGGGCAGCAATGCCATCGACGACTTCCTGTTCGGCACGCACGAGGGTTTCTGCGAACACTACGCATCGTCGTTCACCGTGCTGATGCGCGCCGCCGGCATTCCGGCGCGCGTGGTCACCGGCTACCAGGGCGGGTACTGGAACACCCTCGGGAACTACTTGCTGGTACGCCAGTCCGATGCCCATGCATGGAGCGAAGTCTGGCTACCAGGGCGCGGTTGGGTTCGCTTCGATCCCACGGCGGCGGTCCGGCCGGAACGGGTGAACCAGGGCTCCGCGGCAGCCAATGCCACGACCGCTGACTGGGCACCGAATCGATGGATGCTGGAATGGCGCAATCACTGGGACGTCGTCAACCAGTGGTGGAACCAAGGCGTTATCGGTTTTGACACGCTTCGTCAGCATGGGCTGCTGACGCCGTTCGGCGTGCACGACACCAGCGTGGGCACGCTGGCGGTGCTGCTTGGCGTGGGCGGGTCGTTGTTTGCGATCCTGGGTCTGTCATGGGCGCTATGGAAACGCCCGGAAACCGACCAGGCGCGCGCAGCGATGCAGTTGCTGGAAAAACGACTGGCTGCGGCGGGCGTGGCCCGCCGACCCAGCGAAGGACCGCAGCATTACTTCAGCCGCGCCGCGCGGACGCTCCCCGGTCAGCGCGACGAGCTGGAACACTTGATGAGGACGTATCTAGAACTGCGCTATGCGCACGAGGAACCGCCAGCGGACCTGCTAAAGAACTTTCGACAGGCCGCGCGGGACTTTCGGCCGCGTCGCGTGTTCAAATGA
- a CDS encoding DUF58 domain-containing protein, with translation MQEAIRRFRLWAERRLPALTRYRRREDLPILLHRRRIYIVPTGFGAAFTLLLLVMLVGALNYSNNAALMLTCLLGATTSASMLVAFRSLNGLRLTGVRHGHAIAGEPMAVQFVFAGGDHAHASIHMEMDGQTEAFAVAALGETVVAMSLPTAQRGWQPLPRIKLWSNWPLGLFHAWSWIHPDQAVLVWPRPETGGPPPVLPSDDGKKQRLHQGEDIAALRAYRMGDPQRHIAWKHSARHEQLLVKDFEQPEAQEEWRLDWRQLSQLVPEARIARLARWLGEAEAVGRPTSLWLPHEDIGLGHGRSHYAHCMSALARLP, from the coding sequence ATGCAAGAAGCGATTCGTCGCTTCCGGCTCTGGGCGGAACGCCGCCTGCCCGCGCTCACGCGCTACCGGCGCCGGGAAGATCTTCCCATCCTGCTGCACCGGCGGCGCATCTACATCGTGCCTACCGGTTTCGGCGCAGCCTTCACCCTGCTCTTGCTGGTCATGCTGGTGGGTGCGCTCAACTACTCCAACAATGCAGCGCTGATGCTCACCTGCCTGCTCGGCGCCACCACCTCGGCGAGCATGCTGGTCGCGTTCCGCAGCCTCAACGGCCTGCGCCTGACCGGCGTGCGGCACGGGCATGCCATTGCCGGCGAACCGATGGCGGTGCAATTCGTTTTTGCGGGCGGCGACCACGCACATGCATCCATCCACATGGAAATGGATGGCCAGACCGAAGCCTTCGCCGTGGCGGCCCTTGGCGAAACCGTGGTGGCGATGAGCCTGCCTACCGCCCAACGCGGCTGGCAACCCTTGCCGCGCATCAAGCTGTGGAGCAACTGGCCGCTGGGGCTGTTCCATGCCTGGAGCTGGATCCATCCGGACCAGGCCGTACTGGTCTGGCCGCGCCCGGAAACCGGTGGACCACCACCCGTGTTGCCTTCCGATGACGGCAAGAAACAACGGCTTCACCAGGGCGAGGACATCGCCGCGCTGCGCGCCTACCGCATGGGCGACCCGCAGCGCCACATTGCCTGGAAACACAGCGCGCGCCATGAGCAGCTGCTGGTGAAGGACTTCGAACAACCCGAAGCGCAGGAAGAATGGCGACTGGACTGGCGGCAATTGTCGCAACTGGTTCCCGAGGCGCGCATCGCCCGCCTGGCGCGCTGGCTTGGCGAGGCCGAAGCCGTGGGGCGCCCCACCAGTTTGTGGCTGCCCCATGAAGACATCGGCCTGGGCCATGGCCGCAGTCATTACGCGCATTGCATGAGCGCGCTGGCGCGCCTGCCGTGA
- a CDS encoding AAA family ATPase: MSAITPLHDESLRTRLEAAMAQVNRVLLGKPRQVKLAFACLLAGGHLLLEDVPGVGKTTLAHALAASFALDFQRVQFTSDLLPSDIIGVSVYERETGQFRFHPGPIFTGLLLADEINRATPKTQSALLESMAEGQVTVDGQTHTLPQPFFVVATQNPLDLAGTFPLPDSQLDRFMLRVSLDYPDAAAERALLTGSNRRDLLAQLTPQLDAAALAELSRQVQSVTASSALLDYLQALLAASRRHADVRVGLSPRAGLALLSAARAWALLSGRSHVLPEDIQALFVPLAAHRLVTTRGASGDSLARSLLADVAVG, encoded by the coding sequence ATGTCCGCCATCACTCCGCTGCACGACGAATCGCTACGCACGCGCCTGGAGGCCGCCATGGCTCAGGTCAATCGCGTTCTGCTGGGCAAGCCGCGCCAGGTCAAGCTGGCCTTTGCGTGTCTACTGGCGGGCGGCCATCTTCTGCTTGAAGACGTGCCGGGCGTGGGCAAGACAACGCTGGCCCATGCACTGGCGGCCTCCTTCGCGCTGGATTTCCAGCGCGTGCAGTTCACCAGTGATCTGCTGCCTTCGGACATCATCGGGGTGAGCGTCTACGAGCGCGAAACGGGGCAGTTCCGCTTTCACCCTGGCCCGATCTTCACCGGCCTGCTGCTTGCGGACGAAATCAATCGCGCCACGCCGAAAACCCAGAGCGCCCTGCTTGAATCCATGGCGGAAGGCCAGGTCACGGTGGACGGCCAGACGCACACCCTGCCCCAGCCATTCTTCGTCGTCGCCACGCAGAACCCGCTCGACCTTGCCGGCACATTCCCCCTGCCTGATTCGCAACTCGACCGCTTCATGCTGCGTGTCTCGCTGGACTACCCCGATGCGGCCGCCGAGCGCGCGCTGCTGACCGGCAGCAACCGCCGCGACCTGCTTGCCCAGCTCACGCCGCAGCTGGATGCCGCCGCGCTGGCGGAACTGTCGCGCCAGGTGCAGTCGGTCACGGCCAGCTCCGCGCTGCTCGACTATCTACAGGCACTGTTGGCGGCAAGCCGCCGCCACGCCGACGTGCGCGTCGGCCTGTCACCGCGTGCCGGCCTTGCCCTGCTCAGCGCCGCCCGTGCGTGGGCACTACTGAGCGGGCGTTCGCATGTATTGCCGGAGGACATCCAGGCGCTGTTCGTGCCCTTGGCCGCGCATCGCCTGGTGACGACGCGCGGCGCGAGCGGCGACAGCCTCGCGCGCAGCCTGCTCGCCGACGTCGCGGTGGGTTGA
- a CDS encoding Maf family protein, which produces MSLPTLVLGSTSRYRAELLRRIYADFEQRAPGTDETPLPDETPRDRALRLAVAKARAAADGLDDALVIGSDQVAALGDTVLDKPGTRERAHAQLTASSGREVHFHTALCLHDTRTGQDRVHVDHTVVTFRSLGPEEIDRYIEREQPLDCAGSFKCEGLGISLFERIDNQDPSALIGLPLIALARLLREAGVPLP; this is translated from the coding sequence ATGAGTCTGCCCACCCTGGTGCTGGGCTCGACCTCACGCTACCGCGCCGAGCTCCTGCGGCGGATTTATGCCGACTTCGAGCAGCGCGCCCCCGGCACGGACGAAACACCACTTCCTGACGAAACACCACGCGACCGCGCCCTGCGGCTCGCCGTTGCCAAGGCACGCGCGGCAGCCGACGGGCTGGATGATGCGCTGGTCATTGGCTCGGACCAGGTCGCGGCACTGGGCGACACGGTGCTGGACAAGCCCGGCACGCGCGAACGCGCGCATGCCCAGCTGACCGCCAGTTCCGGGCGAGAGGTGCATTTTCATACCGCCCTTTGCCTGCACGACACCCGCACAGGGCAAGATCGCGTACACGTCGACCACACCGTGGTGACCTTTCGCAGCCTGGGCCCGGAGGAAATCGACCGCTACATCGAACGTGAACAGCCACTGGACTGCGCGGGCAGCTTCAAGTGCGAGGGCCTTGGCATCAGCCTGTTCGAGCGGATCGACAACCAAGACCCGTCGGCGCTGATTGGCCTGCCACTCATCGCACTCGCGCGACTGTTGCGCGAAGCAGGCGTGCCCCTGCCCTGA
- a CDS encoding YceD family protein, with protein sequence MSVTLPESVDAWRMVSARRSFQGELPVVAMKRLGEALASTEGTAQYELDFGRDEFGTAYLDVRVQAPLTLTCQRSLEPFVLPVTVDSRLGLIRSEREEAALPPNVEPLLIADDGKLGLLDVIEDELLLALPLIPINPDSELPEEVVGPGPEESSSEGRPDNPFAVLRELKKR encoded by the coding sequence ATGTCCGTGACACTGCCAGAGTCCGTGGACGCTTGGCGCATGGTCTCGGCGCGGCGTTCGTTCCAGGGGGAATTGCCCGTGGTCGCCATGAAGCGACTGGGCGAGGCCCTGGCCAGCACGGAAGGAACGGCGCAATACGAGCTGGATTTTGGTCGGGACGAGTTTGGTACGGCGTACCTCGATGTCCGCGTCCAGGCCCCGCTCACGCTGACCTGCCAGCGCTCTCTGGAGCCGTTTGTACTGCCCGTGACGGTGGATAGCCGCCTCGGGTTGATCCGCTCCGAGCGCGAAGAAGCGGCTCTGCCGCCGAATGTCGAGCCGCTGTTGATCGCCGACGACGGCAAGCTGGGCCTGCTGGATGTCATCGAAGACGAATTGTTGTTGGCATTGCCGCTGATCCCGATCAACCCGGACAGCGAACTGCCTGAAGAAGTAGTAGGTCCCGGGCCGGAGGAATCCTCCAGCGAGGGGCGTCCCGATAACCCGTTCGCGGTTTTGCGCGAACTCAAGAAACGTTGA
- the rpmF gene encoding 50S ribosomal protein L32, translating into MAVAKSRKTPSTRGMRRSHDALKTVQLATDPTSGEVHLRHHVTKDGYYRGKKVIDTNTSVVEED; encoded by the coding sequence ATGGCCGTTGCCAAGAGCCGCAAGACCCCGTCCACCCGCGGCATGCGTCGTTCGCACGATGCGCTGAAGACCGTGCAGCTGGCCACCGATCCGACCAGTGGCGAGGTGCACCTGCGCCACCACGTCACCAAGGATGGCTACTACCGCGGCAAGAAGGTCATCGACACCAACACCTCGGTGGTCGAAGAGGATTGA